In Litoribrevibacter albus, a single window of DNA contains:
- the purE gene encoding 5-(carboxyamino)imidazole ribonucleotide mutase, producing the protein MTPLVGVIMGSKSDWSTMEHTVSMLEQLKVPYEVEVVSAHRTPDKLMTYAATAEERGLRVIIAGAGGAAHLPGMAASKTNLPVLGVPVQSKALSGQDSLLSIVQMPAGVPVGTLAIGRAGATNAAILAAQMLQFENDEIRQAVAEFRQAQTDKVLADADPRNQ; encoded by the coding sequence ATGACACCTCTTGTTGGCGTGATTATGGGCTCTAAATCTGATTGGAGCACCATGGAGCACACTGTATCTATGCTTGAACAGCTTAAGGTTCCTTACGAAGTTGAAGTGGTTTCGGCTCACAGAACCCCGGATAAGTTGATGACCTATGCTGCAACAGCAGAAGAGCGTGGTTTACGTGTGATTATCGCAGGAGCGGGCGGAGCTGCTCATCTTCCTGGTATGGCCGCATCAAAAACCAACTTACCTGTTTTAGGTGTGCCTGTTCAATCTAAGGCATTAAGCGGACAAGATTCGTTGTTATCGATCGTTCAAATGCCAGCGGGTGTTCCAGTAGGTACCCTTGCTATCGGCCGCGCCGGTGCAACTAACGCTGCTATTTTGGCCGCACAGATGTTGCAATTCGAAAACGATGAAATTCGTCAGGCAGTAGCTGAGTTCCGTCAGGCGCAGACAGATAAAGTTCTGGCTGATGCTGATCCAAGAAATCAGTAA
- a CDS encoding ribose-phosphate diphosphokinase produces MSRVIINMGLEAKVVSELLAGINAELAEFESRTFPDGETYQNLITEVSDKECIVLANGVQPDSQFLSWIFMANNLKELGAKSVGLLIPYLPYMRQDIRFKPGECVTSRHFARMISDAFDWMMTTDPHLHRYNALSEIYTIPTQIVPAAPAIARWIKASVENPVIIGPDIESQQWVEEVASLVGCPFEVLLKERSGDREVSVSLPLRDDLMEYTPVLVDDIISTGRTMAEAVTNLIKCGWQPPVCIGVHPLFSDECVELLEHAGAQRVVSCNTLVHPTAAIELSADWSEALKQSSLMDAC; encoded by the coding sequence GTGAGCCGAGTAATTATTAATATGGGGCTGGAAGCCAAGGTGGTTTCCGAATTATTGGCTGGAATAAATGCGGAACTGGCGGAATTTGAATCGAGAACCTTCCCTGATGGGGAAACCTATCAGAATTTAATCACTGAAGTTTCAGACAAAGAATGCATTGTATTAGCGAATGGAGTGCAGCCCGATAGCCAGTTCTTATCCTGGATTTTCATGGCGAATAACCTGAAAGAGTTAGGTGCCAAAAGCGTCGGTTTGTTGATCCCTTATTTACCATACATGCGACAGGACATTCGATTTAAACCGGGAGAGTGTGTTACTTCACGCCATTTTGCCAGAATGATCAGTGATGCTTTTGATTGGATGATGACAACCGACCCTCACCTTCACAGATACAATGCATTGTCAGAGATCTACACGATCCCGACCCAGATCGTTCCTGCTGCACCAGCGATTGCCCGTTGGATTAAAGCGTCTGTCGAAAACCCTGTTATTATTGGGCCAGATATCGAAAGTCAGCAGTGGGTTGAAGAGGTTGCGTCGTTAGTTGGGTGTCCTTTTGAAGTGCTATTGAAAGAACGTTCTGGCGATCGAGAGGTGTCAGTCAGTTTGCCGTTACGTGATGACCTTATGGAATACACCCCGGTGTTGGTGGATGACATCATTTCCACTGGTCGAACAATGGCGGAAGCCGTTACCAACCTGATTAAATGTGGTTGGCAGCCCCCTGTTTGCATTGGCGTTCACCCTTTATTTTCAGACGAATGCGTAGAACTTCTTGAGCATGCGGGGGCTCAGCGCGTGGTCAGTTGCAATACCTTAGTCCACCCAACGGCGGCGATTGAGCTTAGCGCTGACTGGTCTGAGGCATTGAAACAATCCTCGTTGATGGATGCCTGTTAA
- a CDS encoding thymidine phosphorylase family protein, with product MYKNKGLEVLRLGIDSHQERIVYLNADCHVVQSEGFTSHSRVCVDTGIESIIASVNITHNGLVTSDQAAFSEAAWRALGLKGGERVMIKHAKPVNSMSHVRSKLYGGKLDYPACLEIVSDIQSGQYSDIQLSSFVSACTADRLSNEETLALTRSMIDVGERISWDQPLVMDKHCVGGLPGNRTTPIVVAIVAACGLIMPKTSSRAITSPAGTADTMEVLTNVELTQEKMQQVVAQEGACLAWGGSVSLSPADDIIIRIERALNLDSEGQLVASVLSKKVAAGSTHVLIDIPVGPTAKVRSFEQARKLEDKLVKTGKALGLEVLVHRSDGSQPVGRGIGPALEARDILSVLKNHSSAPVDLRDRAVYLAGLMLEMAGVVDSGAGVLKAQEVLDSGEAYQKFIAICETQGGLKEIPKSSHQVDHLASCSGIVTHFNNRCLAQLARLAGAPNSKVAGVELLVRLGDRVEKGQPLFRIHANAKGEMEYALDFLAQHSDCCQVSGETV from the coding sequence ATGTATAAAAACAAGGGGTTAGAAGTTCTTCGATTAGGTATAGATAGCCATCAGGAACGGATCGTTTATTTAAATGCCGATTGCCATGTAGTGCAGTCAGAAGGATTTACTTCTCATTCACGAGTGTGTGTGGACACAGGCATTGAATCAATTATTGCTTCGGTCAATATCACCCACAATGGATTGGTAACGTCTGATCAAGCGGCATTTTCAGAGGCAGCATGGCGAGCACTTGGGTTGAAGGGTGGTGAGCGCGTGATGATCAAACATGCCAAACCGGTTAATTCGATGTCTCATGTTCGCAGCAAGTTATATGGTGGAAAACTCGATTATCCGGCGTGTCTTGAGATAGTTTCGGACATTCAATCGGGCCAGTATTCAGACATTCAACTTTCGTCTTTTGTCTCAGCGTGTACCGCAGATCGCTTGTCTAATGAGGAAACGTTGGCGTTAACGCGATCTATGATTGATGTCGGTGAACGTATTTCCTGGGATCAACCCTTAGTGATGGACAAACATTGCGTGGGTGGGCTACCGGGCAATCGAACCACCCCTATTGTGGTGGCCATTGTTGCGGCGTGTGGTTTGATCATGCCTAAAACCTCTTCCAGAGCTATTACGTCGCCGGCCGGAACTGCAGACACTATGGAAGTGTTAACCAATGTAGAGTTGACTCAAGAGAAAATGCAGCAGGTCGTTGCTCAAGAGGGGGCTTGCTTGGCGTGGGGCGGATCTGTCAGCTTGAGCCCGGCGGATGACATTATCATTCGTATCGAGCGGGCCTTAAATCTCGACAGTGAAGGCCAGTTGGTGGCTTCGGTGCTTTCCAAGAAAGTAGCAGCGGGATCAACGCATGTATTGATAGATATTCCTGTTGGGCCGACAGCCAAGGTACGCTCGTTTGAGCAAGCCAGAAAGTTAGAAGATAAACTGGTGAAAACGGGCAAAGCGTTAGGCTTGGAAGTGTTGGTTCATCGTTCAGATGGCAGTCAACCGGTGGGACGGGGGATTGGCCCGGCGTTGGAAGCTCGGGATATTCTCAGTGTTTTGAAAAATCATTCCTCAGCTCCTGTCGATCTTAGAGATCGAGCGGTGTACTTGGCTGGCTTAATGTTGGAAATGGCTGGTGTGGTCGATTCCGGGGCTGGCGTCTTGAAGGCGCAAGAGGTCTTGGACAGTGGTGAAGCTTATCAAAAATTCATTGCGATTTGTGAGACACAAGGGGGGCTAAAAGAGATCCCGAAATCTTCACATCAGGTAGATCACCTTGCGTCTTGTTCAGGAATTGTGACTCATTTTAATAATCGATGTTTAGCACAATTAGCCCGATTAGCCGGCGCTCCGAATTCAAAAGTAGCGGGAGTGGAGTTGTTGGTACGGCTGGGTGATCGGGTGGAGAAGGGCCAACCCTTATTTCGAATTCATGCCAATGCCAAAGGCGAAATGGAATACGCATTAGATTTTTTAGCGCAGCATAGTGATTGTTGCCAGGTATCAGGAGAAACCGTGTGA